CGTCCGCCGTGGTTAGTTCGTCGTCACTACTTGGAACAACATGGTCGCGAGAGTCGTCTTCCTCCATACGCTTCCGTAGCGCGACGACTGATTTGAATGTCTCGAGACAGATCGCTCGCCCCCGAGACGACTCCGTCTATCCAATGGTTGCTCTCGTGAACAATAGGAGAATAATTCCAGCTGCTACCACCAGTGTTAGCTATGCAAAGAAGGTTGTCGCGGCTTGTCGGCCTGTAAGCTGGTCACCGCTAAGGACTTCGTCAAGCGCCATGTATAGTAGTACCCAACAGATTGAGATAAATCGTTTGGTCTGGTTTGTTCTCCACCGGAGTCACGATTCGTTCGACTTAATTTTCTGAAATTTCTCGAGGAGTTCGCCGGTCGAACTGCCCCCATCGAACGTTATTTTCCCCCGATATTCGTTCGGCTGATCGTCCGAGTCCGACTCAATCTCGGAGATCGTTCGTTCGCGACGCTCGTACTCACGCTGGTCATAGTCACCTATTCCCATATGAACTCAAATATTCGCGAGGAGTCGCAATCAAGGTATCGGTCACCGACAGAATAGCGATATAGACATCGTAGGGAGATCTACTAGCACCGTGATTATAGTACAGTATGATAGTATCTTGGTCAATCTGAGGTCGATTCCATCTCTGAATTTCATTACAAAAGCGCGGCCGTAATATACGTGCCCGCATAGTTTGTTTCAGGCCGTTCATCGTAGTTCTATATAGATAGTGGACCCAGCCGTCATTTGGGAGGGGACTCGAGAATTTTCCCAGTATATAATAGTCAATATTTCTCGGGCAGTTCTGTCGT
This is a stretch of genomic DNA from Natronorubrum sediminis. It encodes these proteins:
- a CDS encoding DUF5786 family protein, with the protein product MGIGDYDQREYERRERTISEIESDSDDQPNEYRGKITFDGGSSTGELLEKFQKIKSNES